The following are encoded in a window of Actinomycetes bacterium genomic DNA:
- the dtd gene encoding D-aminoacyl-tRNA deacylase — MRAVVSRVDWARVVVGGEVAGEIGPGLLVLVGVGHDDGPAEAGWLAGKVAALRVFDDEAGQMNRSLTEAGGGALVVSQFTLYGDARRGRRPSYVAAARPEQAAPLVDAVAAALAGSGVPVAQGRFGAHMRVESAGDGPVTILLDSARQF, encoded by the coding sequence CTGCGCGCCGTGGTGTCCCGGGTCGACTGGGCCCGGGTGGTGGTCGGCGGCGAGGTGGCCGGGGAGATCGGCCCGGGCCTGCTGGTGCTGGTCGGGGTCGGCCACGACGACGGCCCGGCCGAGGCCGGCTGGCTGGCCGGGAAGGTCGCCGCGCTGCGCGTGTTCGACGACGAGGCGGGGCAGATGAACCGCTCGCTGACCGAGGCCGGCGGCGGGGCGCTCGTGGTCAGCCAGTTCACCCTCTACGGCGACGCCCGCAGGGGACGCCGCCCGTCGTACGTGGCCGCCGCCCGGCCGGAGCAGGCCGCGCCGCTGGTCGACGCCGTGGCCGCCGCACTCGCCGGGTCCGGGGTGCCGGTCGCCCAGGGCCGCTTCGGGGCCCACATGCGGGTCGAGTCGGCCGGCGACGGCCCGGTAACGATCCTGCTCGACAGCGCCAGGCAGTTCTGA
- a CDS encoding inorganic diphosphatase codes for MDDAIEVVVEIPKGSRNKYEFDHERHVMRLDRRLFTATMYPADYGFVPDTLAEDGDPLDVLVLISEPTFPGCHVTVRPIGVFWMEDEKGPDAKIISVVAGDPEYEQVRELGNLPRHLLNEIEHFFNVYKDLEPGKSSSTAGFEGVDAARKEIRDAIARAGEQR; via the coding sequence ATGGACGACGCGATCGAGGTCGTGGTCGAGATCCCCAAGGGGAGCCGCAACAAGTACGAGTTCGACCACGAGCGGCACGTCATGCGGCTGGACCGCCGGCTGTTCACCGCCACCATGTACCCGGCCGACTACGGCTTCGTGCCCGACACCCTGGCCGAGGACGGCGACCCGCTCGACGTGCTGGTCCTGATCTCCGAGCCGACCTTCCCCGGCTGCCACGTCACGGTGCGGCCGATCGGCGTGTTCTGGATGGAGGACGAGAAGGGCCCCGACGCGAAGATCATCAGCGTCGTCGCCGGCGACCCGGAGTACGAGCAGGTCCGCGAGCTCGGCAACCTCCCCAGGCACCTGCTCAACGAGATCGAGCACTTCTTCAACGTCTACAAGGACCTCGAACCGGGGAAGTCGTCGTCCACGGCCGGCTTCGAGGGCGTGGATGCCGCCCGCAAGGAGATCCGGGACGCGATCGCGCGGGCCGGCGAGCAGCGCTGA
- a CDS encoding bifunctional (p)ppGpp synthetase/guanosine-3',5'-bis(diphosphate) 3'-pyrophosphohydrolase gives MNEGLAIDREPHGITGLPGQNGAPDTTGLAAALTRPYDTAPPPEPDIDSLLRRMKHRNPRADLALVRRAFEVARQKHDGQVRDSGEPFIAHPFGVANIVADLGLDATSVIAALLHDTVEDTSMTLEEVEALFGPDVARITDGLTKLERMDFETREAAQAETIRKMVIAMARDIRVLLIKLADRLHNMRDLGYTSREKQERKARETLDIYAPLANRLGIHQVKWELEDLAFATLYPKRYEEIVRMTAERQPARETYLADVIEQVTAQLKAVRVRAEVTGRPKHYYSIYEKMVLRGKEFSDIFDLVGVRVLVESIKDCYAALGQIHALWKPVPGRFKDYIAMPKFNLYQSLHTTVVGPGGKPLEVQIRTKAMHRTGEYGIAAHWRYKDKGRDGKGATDDMGWLRQLIDWQRELSDPKDFIENLKTDLYVDEVFVFTPKGDVIQLPAGATPIDFAYAVHTEVGHRCVGARVNKRLVPLEYALQNGDTVEIFTSKAQDAGPSRDWLSIVKTPRARNKIRQWFSKERREDAIEAGKEALVRSLRKAGLPLQKLTQGGSLAALASEMRFASLDAFYAAVGSGQTSAASVVTRLQADLGVDEQEDDDDFTLERAVRPARPLPASRGVVVKGVDDVWVKLARCCTPVPRDPIIGFVTRGHGVSVHRADCPNADDLRRDSARLLEVEWDTSGPSVFAVTIQVEALDRTKLLRDITEVLSDHHVNIVSATVATGRDRVATLRFTFELAEISHLAHVLSTVKKVDGVFDAFRVVPHGQHAPSPPGG, from the coding sequence GTGAACGAAGGGCTGGCGATCGATCGCGAGCCCCACGGTATCACGGGCCTGCCTGGGCAGAACGGCGCCCCCGACACCACCGGGCTGGCCGCCGCGCTCACCCGCCCCTACGACACCGCGCCCCCGCCCGAGCCGGACATCGACTCGCTGCTGCGGCGCATGAAGCACCGCAACCCCCGGGCCGACCTGGCCCTGGTCCGGCGTGCGTTCGAGGTGGCCAGGCAGAAGCACGACGGGCAGGTTCGCGACTCGGGCGAGCCCTTCATCGCCCACCCCTTCGGGGTGGCCAACATCGTGGCCGACCTCGGCCTGGACGCCACCAGCGTGATCGCCGCGCTGCTCCACGACACCGTGGAGGACACCTCGATGACCCTGGAGGAGGTCGAGGCGCTGTTCGGGCCGGACGTGGCCAGGATCACCGACGGGCTCACCAAGCTCGAGCGGATGGACTTCGAGACCAGGGAGGCGGCTCAGGCCGAGACCATCCGCAAGATGGTCATCGCCATGGCCCGTGACATCCGGGTGCTGCTCATCAAGCTCGCCGACCGCCTGCACAACATGCGCGACCTGGGCTACACCTCCCGGGAGAAGCAGGAGCGCAAGGCGCGCGAGACCCTCGACATCTACGCGCCGCTGGCCAACCGGCTCGGCATCCACCAGGTCAAGTGGGAGCTCGAGGACCTCGCCTTCGCGACCCTGTACCCCAAGCGGTACGAGGAGATCGTGCGCATGACCGCCGAGCGCCAGCCGGCCCGCGAGACCTACCTGGCCGACGTCATCGAGCAGGTGACCGCCCAGCTCAAGGCGGTCAGGGTGCGGGCCGAGGTGACCGGCCGGCCCAAGCACTACTACTCGATCTACGAGAAGATGGTGCTGCGGGGCAAGGAGTTCTCCGACATCTTCGACCTCGTCGGCGTCCGGGTCCTGGTCGAGTCGATCAAGGACTGCTACGCGGCCCTCGGCCAGATCCACGCGCTCTGGAAGCCGGTGCCCGGACGCTTCAAGGACTACATCGCGATGCCGAAGTTCAACCTCTACCAGTCGTTGCACACCACGGTGGTAGGGCCGGGCGGCAAGCCGCTCGAGGTGCAGATCCGGACCAAGGCGATGCACCGGACGGGCGAGTACGGCATCGCGGCCCACTGGCGCTACAAGGACAAGGGCAGGGACGGCAAGGGCGCCACCGACGACATGGGCTGGCTGCGGCAGCTCATCGACTGGCAGCGGGAGCTGTCGGACCCCAAGGACTTCATCGAGAACCTGAAGACCGACCTGTACGTCGACGAGGTCTTCGTGTTCACCCCCAAGGGCGACGTGATCCAGCTCCCGGCCGGCGCGACCCCGATCGACTTCGCCTACGCGGTGCACACCGAGGTCGGGCACCGGTGCGTGGGCGCCCGGGTCAACAAGCGGCTGGTGCCGCTCGAGTACGCCCTGCAGAACGGCGACACGGTCGAGATCTTCACCTCCAAGGCCCAGGACGCCGGGCCGTCGCGGGACTGGCTGTCGATCGTGAAGACGCCCCGGGCCCGCAACAAGATCCGCCAGTGGTTCTCCAAGGAGCGGCGCGAGGACGCCATCGAGGCGGGCAAGGAGGCCCTGGTCCGGTCGTTGCGCAAGGCGGGCCTGCCGCTGCAGAAGCTGACCCAGGGGGGCAGCCTGGCCGCGCTCGCCTCGGAGATGCGCTTCGCGAGCCTGGACGCCTTCTACGCCGCGGTCGGGTCGGGGCAGACCTCGGCAGCCTCCGTGGTCACCCGGCTCCAGGCCGACCTCGGCGTCGACGAGCAGGAGGACGACGATGACTTCACCCTGGAGCGGGCGGTCCGCCCGGCCCGGCCCCTGCCCGCCAGCCGGGGCGTGGTGGTCAAGGGCGTGGACGACGTCTGGGTGAAGCTGGCCCGCTGCTGCACGCCGGTGCCCCGGGACCCGATCATCGGCTTCGTGACCCGCGGCCACGGGGTCAGCGTGCACCGGGCCGACTGCCCCAACGCCGACGACCTGCGGCGCGACTCGGCCCGCCTGCTCGAGGTCGAGTGGGACACCTCCGGGCCGTCGGTGTTCGCGGTCACCATCCAGGTCGAGGCACTCGACCGGACCAAGCTGCTGCGCGACATCACCGAGGTGCTCTCCGACCACCACGTCAACATCGTGTCGGCCACGGTCGCGACCGGCCGCGACCGGGTCGCGACGCTGCGGTTCACCTTCGAGCTGGCCGAGATCTCCCACCTCGCCCACGTGCTGTCGACGGTGAAGAAGGTGGACGGCGTGTTCGACGCCTTCCGCGTGGTGCCCCACGGCCAGCACGCCCCCTCCCCGCCCGGGGGCTAG
- a CDS encoding APC family permease, whose product MSSTESKPALRPVPPAPEEPRRYESLGYRAKRVLLGPPFKTAQLAHERISKRVALAVFSSDPISSTAYATEEMLIVLTAAGTAAIGLALPLAAGVVVLLGILVLSYREVIAAYPRGGGAYMVTRDNLGNLFAAVCGAALLIDYVLTVAVSVSAGTAALASAIEPLRHYRVEISVAFVLLLMWGNLRGIRESGRIFAIPTYVYIAALGGVILYGVFKTVLGELEPIVYQPDEAAQLANAGTSLAAVSLFLLLHAYAAGTTALTGVEAIADGVPAFRKPEARNAQKTLTAMAFIMGSLFLGVTFLAIRLRALPFEDGHPTLVAQITRQVLGSGTGQLLFVFVQVATLFILVLAANTAFNGFPVLASFAAEDALMPRQLRKRGHRLVYSNGIIMLAGGAIFLVVAFKADVHGLIPLYAIGVVTSFTLAQAGMTLRHLRRRQPGWRKGLAINGFGAAVTLVVLVVITVTKFTHGAWMVVVAIPVIVWLLRRTQRAYGAEVAELKVEATHRLAPPKPRHEVVVLVEGLDQAVLGALQYARQLNPLHITAMHVATDPDRARELGRLWAKIRIPVPLEIIDAPERNLLASAREAIGELVGPDTEVTIVLPKRSFAGFWKRVLHDNSSAGLFRALGSMDGVNVTIVPFRLGRRPLLRAVAGPPPS is encoded by the coding sequence GTGAGCAGTACGGAGAGCAAGCCTGCCCTGCGGCCGGTGCCGCCAGCACCCGAGGAGCCGAGGCGGTACGAGTCGCTGGGCTACCGGGCCAAGCGGGTCCTGCTCGGCCCGCCGTTCAAGACCGCCCAGCTCGCCCACGAGCGCATCAGCAAGCGGGTGGCCCTGGCGGTGTTCTCCTCCGACCCGATCTCCTCGACCGCCTACGCCACCGAGGAGATGCTGATCGTGCTGACCGCCGCTGGCACGGCGGCGATCGGCCTGGCCCTGCCGCTGGCCGCCGGGGTCGTGGTGCTGCTGGGCATCCTGGTGCTGAGCTACCGGGAGGTGATCGCCGCCTACCCGCGGGGCGGCGGCGCCTACATGGTGACCCGGGACAACCTGGGCAACCTGTTCGCGGCGGTCTGCGGCGCCGCGCTGCTGATCGACTACGTCCTGACCGTGGCGGTGAGCGTCTCGGCCGGCACGGCCGCGCTCGCCTCGGCGATCGAGCCGCTGCGGCACTACCGGGTCGAGATCTCGGTGGCGTTCGTGCTGCTGCTGATGTGGGGCAACCTGCGCGGCATCCGCGAGTCCGGCCGGATCTTTGCGATCCCGACCTACGTCTACATCGCCGCCCTGGGCGGCGTCATCCTGTACGGCGTGTTCAAGACCGTGCTCGGCGAGCTCGAGCCGATCGTCTACCAGCCCGACGAGGCCGCCCAGCTCGCCAACGCCGGGACGTCGCTGGCCGCGGTGTCGCTCTTCCTGCTCCTCCACGCCTACGCGGCCGGCACCACCGCGCTGACCGGGGTGGAGGCGATCGCCGACGGGGTCCCGGCGTTCCGCAAGCCGGAGGCCCGCAACGCCCAGAAGACCCTCACCGCGATGGCGTTCATCATGGGGTCCCTGTTCCTCGGGGTCACCTTCCTGGCCATCCGCCTGCGGGCCCTACCGTTCGAGGACGGCCATCCGACCCTGGTCGCCCAGATCACCCGGCAGGTGCTCGGCAGCGGAACCGGCCAGCTGCTGTTCGTCTTCGTGCAGGTCGCCACGCTGTTCATCCTGGTCCTGGCGGCCAACACCGCGTTCAACGGCTTCCCGGTGCTGGCCTCGTTCGCCGCCGAGGACGCCCTGATGCCCCGCCAGCTCCGCAAGCGCGGCCACCGGCTGGTCTACTCCAACGGCATCATCATGCTCGCCGGGGGCGCGATCTTCCTGGTGGTCGCGTTCAAGGCCGACGTCCACGGGCTCATCCCGCTGTACGCCATCGGGGTGGTGACCTCGTTCACCCTGGCCCAGGCGGGCATGACCCTGCGCCACCTGAGGCGGCGGCAGCCGGGCTGGCGCAAGGGGCTGGCCATCAACGGGTTCGGCGCCGCGGTGACCCTGGTCGTCCTGGTCGTGATCACGGTGACCAAGTTCACCCACGGCGCCTGGATGGTGGTGGTGGCCATCCCCGTGATCGTCTGGCTGCTGCGTCGCACCCAGCGGGCCTACGGCGCGGAGGTGGCCGAGCTGAAGGTCGAGGCGACCCATCGGCTGGCGCCGCCCAAGCCCCGCCACGAGGTCGTCGTGCTCGTCGAGGGCCTGGACCAGGCCGTGCTCGGCGCGCTGCAGTACGCCCGCCAGCTCAACCCCCTGCACATCACCGCGATGCACGTCGCCACCGACCCCGACCGGGCCCGCGAGCTCGGCAGGCTCTGGGCCAAGATCAGGATCCCGGTCCCGCTGGAGATCATCGACGCCCCCGAGCGGAACCTGCTGGCCAGCGCGCGGGAGGCCATCGGCGAGCTGGTCGGGCCCGACACCGAGGTCACCATCGTGCTGCCCAAGCGCAGCTTCGCCGGGTTCTGGAAGCGCGTGCTGCACGACAACTCCTCGGCCGGGCTGTTCCGCGCCCTGGGCAGCATGGACGGGGTGAACGTGACGATCGTGCCGTTCCGGCTCGGCCGGCGTCCCCTCCTCCGCGCCGTCGCCGGCCCACCCCCCAGCTGA